A single genomic interval of Juglans regia cultivar Chandler chromosome 1, Walnut 2.0, whole genome shotgun sequence harbors:
- the LOC109010198 gene encoding uncharacterized protein LOC109010198 has product MVRLIEGIIKLFVFQQVGFSQSRMASSQSSSLVNDFVMEAPTCWCGLKTPLKMSYIKKNPGRRFFACPKYNTGDVRCDFFVWADIFQLLEENILSREDKAWKTWDDILKREYAVSKREEKMREMTKNLKKEKQKLLCLYWVVTFVIVFAWFG; this is encoded by the exons ATGGTTAGACTAATAGAAGGGATCATCaagttgtttgtttttcaaCAAGTTGGTTTTTCACAATCACGAATGGCATCATCCCAATCATCATCTTTAGTTAATGATTTTGTCATGGAAGCACCAActtgttggtgtggtttgaaaACACCACTGAAGATGTCCTACATCAAGAAAAATCCTGGAAGGAGATTCTTTGCCTGCCCAAAGTATAATACG GGAGATGTGAGGTGTGACTTCTTCGTATGGGCGGATATATTTCAGTTGCTAGAGGAGAACATTTTATCAAGAGAGGATAAGGCTTGGAAGACGTGGGATGATATATTAAAGCGCGAGTATGCCGTTAGCAAAAgggaagagaaaatgagagagatgaCGAAgaatctaaaaaaagaaaagcagaaGTTATTGTGTTTGTATTGGGTTGTCACTTTTGTAATAGTGTTTGCTTGGTTCGGATAA